Proteins from one Lonchura striata isolate bLonStr1 chromosome 6, bLonStr1.mat, whole genome shotgun sequence genomic window:
- the SPINT1 gene encoding kunitz-type protease inhibitor 1 isoform X1: MARRSPGPWFVPWLCLVLVSDLSGGQKEKPFGEMCLEDFTAGLPDWVLDTDASVQNGATFLSSPMVHRSRDCMRACCKDPACNLALVERGPGSEEDRIQGCFLLNCLYEKAFVCRFARKIGFLNFLKKDVYDSYLAMQNHRPSDDHPPIARAAKDMRVQPGEPVMLRGTESTDDHGIVSYEWKQILGDPSAEMKKHEEDQVEISNLQVGTYVFQLIVTDTAQQQDFTNITIMVLSSEQTEEHCLTPKKVGWCRGSFPRWFYNPSLQQCEEFIFGGCKPNKNNYLREEECALACKNVRGSVGGRQQPVCNGNCQAPFFRCKDGCCIDAYLECDETPDCADESDELYCEQYAHEFNRLQKINVTHKQGHCVDLPDTGQCTESISRWYYNPFLEKCDPFTYGGCGGNSNNFEQEEECMKSCSGITKADVIGRRWESFESQTAMLSAFEVVIAVLLGICIMVVLVFIGYFFLKKRKKSSHRHQPPTATNSTLSTTEDTERLFYSSATKPV; this comes from the exons ATGGCCAGAAGGAGCCCGGGTCCATGGTTTGTACCCTGGCTCTGCTTGGTGCTGGTGTCGGACTTGAGCGGAGGACAGAAGGAAAAACCCTTCGGCGAAATGTGCCTGGAGGACTTTACGGCAGGGCTGCCGGACTGGGTGCTGGACACGGACGCCTCCGTCCAGAACGGAGCCACCTTCTTGTCGTCCCCCATGGTGCATCGGAGCAGGGACTGCATGAGAGCCTGCTGTAAGGACCCCGCTTGTAACCTGGCTCTCGTGGAGCGGGGCCCGGGCTCGGAGGAAGACCGCATCCAGGGCTGCTTTCTCCTCAATTGCCTCTATGAGAAGGCTTTCGTTTGCAGGTTTGCCAGGAAAATCGGCTTTCTCAACTTCTTGAAGAAGGACGTGTATGATTCCTACCTGGCAATGCAGAATCACAGACCTAGTG ATGACCACCCTCCAATAGCTCGCGCTGCTAAGGACATGAGGGTACAGCCAGGGGAGCCAGTGATGCtgagaggcacagagagcacGGATGACCATGGGATAGTCAGCTATGAATGGAAACAGATCCTTGGCGACCCCTCTGCAGAGATGAAG AAGCATGAAGAAGATCAGGTAGAAATCTCCAACCTCCAGGTGGGGACTTACGTCTTCCAGCTCATTGTCACAGACACTGCACAGCAGCAAGACTTTACCAACATCACCATCATggtgctgagctctgagcaGACAGAAG AGCATTGTTTGACTCCAAAGAAGGTGGGTTGGTGTCGGGGATCTTTTCCACGCTGGTTTTACAACCCGAGCCTTCAGCAGTGTGAGGAGTTCATTTTTGGTGGCTGCAAGCCCAACAAGAATAACTACTTACGGGAAGAAGAGTGTGCACTTGCCTGCAAAAATGTCAGAG GTTCTGTTGGTGGGCGACAACAGCCAG TATGCAATGGGAACTGTCAGGCCCCCTTCTTCAGATGCAAGGATGGTTGCTGCATCGATGCCTATCTGGAGTGTGATGAAACTCCCGACTGTGCTGATGAATCTGATGAGTTGTACTGTGAGCAAT ATGCTCATGAGTTCAATAGACTGCAGAAAATCAATGTTACACATAAGCAAG GCCACTGTGTGGACTTGCCTGATACTGGACAGTGCACTGAGAGCATCTCCCGCTGGTACTATAACCCATTCCTGGAGAAATGTGACCCCTTCACCTACGGGGGCTGTGGTGGCAACAGCAACAACTTTGAACAAGAGGAAGAGTGCATGAAATCATGTTCAGGCATCACAA AAGCAGATGTAATTGGCCGAAGATGGGAATCGTTTGAGTCCCAAACTGCTATGTTAA GTGCCTTTGAGGTAGTGATTGCTGTGCTCCTCGGGATCTGCATCATGGTGGTCCTGGTGTTCATTGGCTATTTCTtcctgaagaaaaggaagaagagcaGCCACCGCCATCAGCCTCCCACTGCTACCAACTCAACCCTCTCTACCACAGAGGACACTGAGCGTCTGTTCTACAGCAGTGCCACCAAACCAGTCTGA
- the SPINT1 gene encoding kunitz-type protease inhibitor 1 isoform X2 codes for MARRSPGPWFVPWLCLVLVSDLSGGQKEKPFGEMCLEDFTAGLPDWVLDTDASVQNGATFLSSPMVHRSRDCMRACCKDPACNLALVERGPGSEEDRIQGCFLLNCLYEKAFVCRFARKIGFLNFLKKDVYDSYLAMQNHRPSDDHPPIARAAKDMRVQPGEPVMLRGTESTDDHGIVSYEWKQILGDPSAEMKHEEDQVEISNLQVGTYVFQLIVTDTAQQQDFTNITIMVLSSEQTEEHCLTPKKVGWCRGSFPRWFYNPSLQQCEEFIFGGCKPNKNNYLREEECALACKNVRGSVGGRQQPVCNGNCQAPFFRCKDGCCIDAYLECDETPDCADESDELYCEQYAHEFNRLQKINVTHKQGHCVDLPDTGQCTESISRWYYNPFLEKCDPFTYGGCGGNSNNFEQEEECMKSCSGITKADVIGRRWESFESQTAMLSAFEVVIAVLLGICIMVVLVFIGYFFLKKRKKSSHRHQPPTATNSTLSTTEDTERLFYSSATKPV; via the exons ATGGCCAGAAGGAGCCCGGGTCCATGGTTTGTACCCTGGCTCTGCTTGGTGCTGGTGTCGGACTTGAGCGGAGGACAGAAGGAAAAACCCTTCGGCGAAATGTGCCTGGAGGACTTTACGGCAGGGCTGCCGGACTGGGTGCTGGACACGGACGCCTCCGTCCAGAACGGAGCCACCTTCTTGTCGTCCCCCATGGTGCATCGGAGCAGGGACTGCATGAGAGCCTGCTGTAAGGACCCCGCTTGTAACCTGGCTCTCGTGGAGCGGGGCCCGGGCTCGGAGGAAGACCGCATCCAGGGCTGCTTTCTCCTCAATTGCCTCTATGAGAAGGCTTTCGTTTGCAGGTTTGCCAGGAAAATCGGCTTTCTCAACTTCTTGAAGAAGGACGTGTATGATTCCTACCTGGCAATGCAGAATCACAGACCTAGTG ATGACCACCCTCCAATAGCTCGCGCTGCTAAGGACATGAGGGTACAGCCAGGGGAGCCAGTGATGCtgagaggcacagagagcacGGATGACCATGGGATAGTCAGCTATGAATGGAAACAGATCCTTGGCGACCCCTCTGCAGAGATGAAG CATGAAGAAGATCAGGTAGAAATCTCCAACCTCCAGGTGGGGACTTACGTCTTCCAGCTCATTGTCACAGACACTGCACAGCAGCAAGACTTTACCAACATCACCATCATggtgctgagctctgagcaGACAGAAG AGCATTGTTTGACTCCAAAGAAGGTGGGTTGGTGTCGGGGATCTTTTCCACGCTGGTTTTACAACCCGAGCCTTCAGCAGTGTGAGGAGTTCATTTTTGGTGGCTGCAAGCCCAACAAGAATAACTACTTACGGGAAGAAGAGTGTGCACTTGCCTGCAAAAATGTCAGAG GTTCTGTTGGTGGGCGACAACAGCCAG TATGCAATGGGAACTGTCAGGCCCCCTTCTTCAGATGCAAGGATGGTTGCTGCATCGATGCCTATCTGGAGTGTGATGAAACTCCCGACTGTGCTGATGAATCTGATGAGTTGTACTGTGAGCAAT ATGCTCATGAGTTCAATAGACTGCAGAAAATCAATGTTACACATAAGCAAG GCCACTGTGTGGACTTGCCTGATACTGGACAGTGCACTGAGAGCATCTCCCGCTGGTACTATAACCCATTCCTGGAGAAATGTGACCCCTTCACCTACGGGGGCTGTGGTGGCAACAGCAACAACTTTGAACAAGAGGAAGAGTGCATGAAATCATGTTCAGGCATCACAA AAGCAGATGTAATTGGCCGAAGATGGGAATCGTTTGAGTCCCAAACTGCTATGTTAA GTGCCTTTGAGGTAGTGATTGCTGTGCTCCTCGGGATCTGCATCATGGTGGTCCTGGTGTTCATTGGCTATTTCTtcctgaagaaaaggaagaagagcaGCCACCGCCATCAGCCTCCCACTGCTACCAACTCAACCCTCTCTACCACAGAGGACACTGAGCGTCTGTTCTACAGCAGTGCCACCAAACCAGTCTGA